GGGGATCGGTCGGCGTATCTTCGATCAGCGTCGACGCCCGGATCAGCTCGGCGCGTGCGTCGCGATGGTGCTCGACGGCGGCCTCCTTTTCGGCGAGAATGAGACGGAGTTCCGCCGCGAACCGCGACGCTTCGGGGTGGCAAGCGCCATCGTCAGAGTCCATCAGCGGCTCGAGACAGTTTTCCGGATGTTCGCGTGAGGGTTTCCCGTCGAGGTGCGATTCGATGATGGCAAGCCTGCGGAGGACGTCCGGATGCATGACCGTCCGCTCTTCTGGTGTGATGCCCTCGAGCAGAGCGGCCGCTTTCCCGTGCTTTCCGGCGCGCCAGAGGAGGTGGGCCAGGACGCCCCGCTCGTCGGGCGCGAGATCGAAATCGGCGCTGTCGGCTGATTCGAGCCACTCGAGGAGTTTTCGTTCGTTCCCGCTCGCCGATGCGAGGCACATCAGGGGCATCGCCGCTACGCGGCCCCGGGCGGGCCAGAGGCGAAGGAACGCGGTGCCGAAATCCCCGTCGAGGGCGAAACAGGCGGCTTCGGCCAGCATCGAGATCAGCGGGTCGAACCACGTTTCGCGGCGCGCCGGGTCGAGCAGGTTGACGGCTGTTTCGCGGTCATCGTCGAACAGCGCGGCGACGAGTTCGAGGGTCTGCACCCCTGGCGAGAGCAGGGCTTTGCGCACGGCGGGCCATTCCGGCCTGATGCAGCCGTCGCGCAGGAGGGGGGCGATGAAAAGCTGTTCGAGCCAGCCGGGCCACGCGCCGGCGCGGCCGGGCCGCTGGAGGCGGCAGACGAGGCCAAGCCTGGCACATGCCTGGGTGAGCCCCGCGATATCGGCGTTCATCTCGTTCAACAGGATTTCCGCCTGCCGGGTCCTGCCCGCGCAGATCATCGAGACGATCATCATCAGCTGTTCGTTTTCACCCCGCGCCCGCCCGGATGCGGCGAGCAGATCGATCGCCTCGGCCGGGTTCCCGGCCGCGTTCATCAGGGCCGCCTGGCGGCAGACGATCGCGGGGTGGCCGGGGAAGACGCGTGCCAGTTCCTCCATGACGCGCGCGGCTTCTGCCGCCCGTTCCATGCCGCAATCGGGCAGGAGGACGGCGGGCCAGGCCGCGCCGCGCGCGACGATGCCGAGCATGCGCAGGCGAATCCGCGAGGCCGCTTCGGCGACGTATCCGGGCTGGGTTTCGGGGGAAGGCACGAACGCGATCGTCTCCACCCGCCCCTCATGCGCAGCACGGAACTCGAAACGGGCGGGCGCACAGGAGAACAGCGCAACGTCGTCGTAGGCGAGATTGAGATCGAATCCTTCGTCCAGGAGTGCGGACGGCCGGCAGAGCGCGACGCCCCGGGGATGGACGACGAGGGCCCCATCGCCGTCGCCGCCGTCCTCGATCGAAATGCGACCCCAGAGGGTGATCTCGTAGGCATCCGGCTCGATGCCCGGATAGGCCTTCGCGAGGCGGGAAACGGCGCGCGCGAGCGTCATGACGTCCGCCCCGCCTTCAGGGCTTCGAGGCCGGCCCTGAGCGATGTTATTTCGCCAGGTATTCTATCGAATCTTTTCGTATCCTGCATGGCGGGCGACGGTTTCAGGGAAGCGGCGACAGCTTCCCGGATGACGGCGAACCCCTGGTCGAACCGTACCGCCAGGTCGCTCTTCCAGACCTGGGAGATCTCGGCCCGACGGCGGACGATC
Above is a window of Candidatus Ozemobacteraceae bacterium DNA encoding:
- a CDS encoding dynamin family protein encodes the protein MTLARAVSRLAKAYPGIEPDAYEITLWGRISIEDGGDGDGALVVHPRGVALCRPSALLDEGFDLNLAYDDVALFSCAPARFEFRAAHEGRVETIAFVPSPETQPGYVAEAASRIRLRMLGIVARGAAWPAVLLPDCGMERAAEAARVMEELARVFPGHPAIVCRQAALMNAAGNPAEAIDLLAASGRARGENEQLMMIVSMICAGRTRQAEILLNEMNADIAGLTQACARLGLVCRLQRPGRAGAWPGWLEQLFIAPLLRDGCIRPEWPAVRKALLSPGVQTLELVAALFDDDRETAVNLLDPARRETWFDPLISMLAEAACFALDGDFGTAFLRLWPARGRVAAMPLMCLASASGNERKLLEWLESADSADFDLAPDERGVLAHLLWRAGKHGKAAALLEGITPEERTVMHPDVLRRLAIIESHLDGKPSREHPENCLEPLMDSDDGACHPEASRFAAELRLILAEKEAAVEHHRDARAELIRASTLIEDTPTDPLRLRLDELRNKIPAALSNLRWAGISAVVGKSLQIVPEERRTALAEAWNSIVATAGNPLTIAFMGEFNAGKSSIVNALLQRPLLPTGVLPTTRIPCAIEYADIESLIGVREGGIVTPRPLQDLRALLAESHGGTDVRLSGFERMLLFVRLSTITHLRILDLPGLNARLVRHQTCSETAIAEADIVVWIDNATQFAAASNAASRTRLAKPWQSLILVLNRVDEIEPAERSDVISGWLQHLGDTNDHRLFITACPPDPSCIEGIREFSVWLSAMNASAPQMIAGYRKRRLLEFLKRLQEEVEASHLLAGQELQEEPPQPPQPFRIGDAAVRDLVGRLQRRIDEWKRLGMPTSALPETVESLAGETLKIDLAGSLALVRLTGEIVSGAMPDFRLVRSVCDGIARETSALRRRSFARERARRRQALAIARSELAVRRMLFSTPLLETIRGLTDDRIDDLPWMNKKV